A genomic stretch from Natronomonas gomsonensis includes:
- a CDS encoding ACP synthase: protein MSRGILAIGAYTPENRVTAEAFEEAWGRFDAPGVETKAVPDADEDALTMGVQAARRALSAGDADGGAVDRLAVATTTPPLEEEDLTARVGSYLNVPADAVRRIYAGSTRAGADALLEAIDGDGTVLVVVADCPEGEPDDSREHAAGAGAAAFLVGDDAPAVVTDRAAHADVRPGTRFRQHGSENVEGLDIGTYDRAAFTEPIEAAVGSLEDADAEAIALQAPNGKLPYRTSLDTEAIAAVETVSSLGDTAAASVPLSLAESFRAGHDRTLAVAWGSGAGVTAFVVEGTAPVEASLDGDQELDYPAYLRRRGDIVGEKPDGGAAHVPVPTWRRSLPQRHRHEAGLCPECAAVAFPPEGACPDCLSLVEFETVEPQLEGVVDAATTIGQGGAPPEFAEQQARQGAFGVAIVRFGIDDEDGEVSLPMQVAGGASVGDRIRAVPRRVYVEEGVPRYGLKAVTL, encoded by the coding sequence ATGAGCCGCGGTATCCTCGCTATCGGCGCGTACACGCCCGAAAACCGAGTGACAGCCGAGGCCTTCGAGGAGGCGTGGGGGCGCTTCGATGCGCCGGGCGTCGAGACGAAGGCCGTCCCCGACGCCGACGAGGACGCCCTGACGATGGGCGTCCAGGCCGCACGGCGGGCGCTGTCGGCCGGTGACGCCGACGGCGGGGCCGTCGACCGACTCGCCGTCGCGACGACGACCCCACCGCTGGAAGAGGAGGACCTCACCGCACGCGTGGGGTCGTACCTGAACGTCCCGGCCGACGCTGTTCGCCGTATCTACGCTGGCAGTACACGTGCGGGTGCCGACGCATTACTGGAAGCCATCGATGGCGACGGCACGGTGCTCGTCGTCGTCGCTGACTGCCCGGAAGGCGAACCGGACGACAGCCGCGAACACGCCGCCGGCGCAGGTGCGGCAGCGTTCCTCGTCGGCGATGACGCCCCGGCAGTCGTCACCGACCGGGCGGCTCACGCCGACGTGCGTCCGGGAACGAGGTTCCGACAGCATGGCAGCGAGAACGTCGAGGGACTCGATATCGGCACCTACGACCGCGCCGCCTTCACCGAGCCAATCGAGGCCGCCGTCGGTTCCCTCGAAGACGCCGACGCCGAAGCTATCGCGCTGCAGGCACCGAACGGGAAACTCCCCTACCGGACGAGTCTCGATACCGAGGCCATCGCCGCGGTCGAGACGGTTTCCTCGCTGGGCGACACCGCCGCCGCGAGCGTCCCGCTATCGCTGGCAGAATCCTTCCGAGCAGGCCACGACCGAACGCTCGCCGTCGCGTGGGGGTCAGGCGCCGGCGTGACGGCGTTCGTCGTCGAGGGAACTGCGCCGGTCGAGGCGTCGCTGGACGGCGACCAGGAACTCGACTACCCGGCGTACCTCCGTCGACGCGGCGACATCGTCGGCGAGAAACCCGACGGCGGCGCGGCACACGTCCCGGTTCCGACGTGGCGTCGGAGCCTCCCACAGCGACACCGCCACGAGGCGGGACTCTGTCCGGAGTGTGCCGCGGTCGCCTTCCCGCCGGAGGGTGCCTGCCCCGACTGTCTGTCGCTCGTCGAGTTCGAGACGGTCGAACCGCAACTGGAGGGCGTCGTCGACGCCGCGACGACCATCGGACAGGGTGGCGCGCCGCCGGAGTTCGCCGAACAGCAGGCCCGACAGGGTGCCTTCGGCGTTGCCATCGTTCGCTTCGGTATCGACGACGAAGACGGCGAGGTGTCGCTGCCGATGCAGGTCGCCGGCGGTGCGTCCGTCGGTGACCGTATCCGGGCCGTCCCCCGACGTGTCTACGTCGAAGAGGGCGTGCCACGCTACGGACTGAAAGCCGTCACGCTGTAG
- a CDS encoding hydantoinase/oxoprolinase family protein: METRLGVDIGGTFTDLVTIADGSVRVEKVASTPDAPERAVANGLETIADAAPPADIGFFAHGTTVATNAVLEGEFAETALVTNEGFRDALEIGRQNRPDIYDLHGTKPDSVVPRHRRYGIPGRLDARGEELEALDEDAVRELAADIDADSVAVSLLFAFENSTHEERVADILREAGVESVSLSSTVLPEIREYERTLATSLNAALRPVMDRYLGRLESELDDLGVTAPLRVMGSSGGIVDGETARTRPVETLLSGPAAGVRGAAHVAGRLGHENLLTMDMGGTSCDVSLVEGGDPVVTRDVEVGPYPVAVPMVDVHTVGSGGGSLAWLDEGGALRVGPNSAGADPGPVCYGRGGTDPTVTDAHCVLGRIDPGAFLGDVGGAVAAADSAFERLGDRLGVGRREAAAGVIEVANANLARALRVVSVERGYDPREFALVAFGGAGPLHATAVAADVGVPEVLVPRAAGVLSALGLLVSDLTYDDSATRIRPWDDLDAETLESTLREFERVGTERVPDGLPVEHERYLDVRYVGQSFDLRVPAPDDIDAAALDTVAARFHERHEARYGHAARGEPLELVTVRVRTRGVVDPPDIDPPTDAGTADDAVRETRTVRFDGDRETPVYDRGELPTETELEGPAIVEGAESTVAVRPADSLTVERDGTLRLEVGR, encoded by the coding sequence ATGGAGACACGCCTTGGTGTCGACATCGGCGGCACCTTCACCGACCTCGTGACGATTGCCGACGGGTCGGTTCGCGTCGAGAAGGTGGCCTCGACGCCCGACGCCCCCGAGCGGGCGGTCGCGAACGGTCTCGAAACCATCGCGGACGCGGCCCCGCCGGCCGACATCGGCTTTTTCGCCCACGGAACGACCGTCGCGACCAACGCCGTCCTCGAAGGTGAGTTCGCCGAGACGGCGCTCGTCACGAACGAAGGGTTCCGCGACGCTCTCGAAATCGGCCGCCAGAACCGCCCCGACATCTACGACCTCCACGGGACGAAGCCCGACTCGGTGGTCCCCCGGCACCGACGCTACGGGATTCCGGGCCGCCTCGACGCCCGCGGCGAGGAACTCGAAGCGCTCGACGAGGACGCGGTCCGGGAACTCGCTGCCGACATCGACGCCGATAGCGTGGCCGTCTCGCTGCTGTTCGCCTTCGAGAACTCCACACACGAAGAGCGCGTCGCCGACATCCTGCGGGAGGCGGGCGTCGAGAGCGTCTCGCTGTCCTCGACCGTGTTGCCCGAAATCAGGGAGTACGAGCGCACCCTCGCCACGTCGCTTAACGCCGCGCTCCGGCCGGTGATGGACCGCTATCTCGGCCGTCTCGAAAGCGAACTCGACGATTTGGGCGTGACTGCACCCCTGCGCGTGATGGGTTCCAGCGGCGGCATCGTCGACGGCGAGACGGCCCGGACCCGACCGGTCGAGACGCTTCTGTCGGGGCCGGCCGCCGGCGTTCGTGGGGCCGCCCACGTCGCCGGGCGACTCGGCCACGAGAACCTCCTGACGATGGATATGGGCGGCACCTCCTGTGACGTGTCGCTTGTCGAGGGCGGCGACCCGGTCGTGACCCGGGACGTAGAGGTCGGACCGTATCCGGTCGCGGTGCCGATGGTCGACGTCCACACCGTCGGGTCCGGCGGGGGGTCACTCGCGTGGCTCGACGAGGGCGGCGCACTGCGCGTCGGTCCGAACTCCGCCGGCGCCGACCCCGGACCGGTTTGTTACGGACGCGGCGGCACCGACCCGACGGTCACCGATGCCCACTGCGTGTTGGGGCGCATCGACCCCGGTGCGTTCCTCGGCGATGTCGGCGGTGCCGTCGCGGCGGCCGATTCGGCCTTCGAACGACTCGGTGACCGCCTCGGTGTCGGCCGACGGGAGGCGGCGGCCGGCGTCATCGAGGTCGCCAACGCAAACTTGGCGCGTGCCCTCCGAGTGGTCAGCGTCGAGCGCGGCTACGACCCACGGGAGTTCGCCCTCGTGGCTTTCGGCGGTGCGGGACCGCTACACGCCACAGCGGTTGCCGCCGACGTGGGCGTCCCAGAGGTGCTCGTCCCGCGGGCCGCGGGCGTTCTCTCCGCGCTCGGACTGCTCGTCTCGGATTTGACCTACGACGATTCCGCGACCCGAATCCGCCCGTGGGACGACCTCGACGCCGAGACGCTGGAATCGACGCTCCGGGAGTTCGAACGCGTGGGAACGGAGCGGGTTCCCGACGGCCTCCCCGTGGAACACGAGCGCTACCTCGACGTGCGCTACGTCGGACAGTCTTTCGACCTGCGCGTTCCGGCCCCCGACGACATCGACGCTGCCGCACTCGATACGGTCGCAGCGCGGTTCCACGAGCGCCACGAAGCCCGCTACGGCCACGCGGCACGCGGTGAACCGCTGGAACTCGTGACCGTCCGCGTACGAACTCGTGGCGTCGTCGACCCGCCGGATATCGACCCGCCGACCGACGCAGGCACCGCAGACGACGCGGTTCGAGAGACTCGGACGGTACGCTTCGACGGCGACCGAGAGACGCCGGTGTACGACCGGGGGGAACTGCCGACCGAAACCGAACTGGAGGGGCCTGCCATCGTCGAGGGCGCCGAGAGTACGGTCGCCGTTCGCCCGGCGGATTCCCTGACGGTCGAGAGAGACGGCACGCTCCGGCTGGAGGTGGGCCGATGA
- a CDS encoding YbaK/EbsC family protein — MHPSAEEFRTRAADRHGFEVDVHEFPEGTKTAADAAEAIGCDVAQIASGIVLSADGDLVVVVTSGANRVSEVKVADLVGVDAESVSMGDADDIKSTLGWSIGGVPAFCHDEDVPVFMDETLLGFEEVWAAAGTPQAVFPIDPETLRDLAEATVADIAA, encoded by the coding sequence ATGCACCCGAGTGCAGAGGAGTTCCGGACCCGTGCTGCGGACCGTCACGGCTTCGAGGTCGACGTACACGAGTTCCCCGAGGGAACGAAGACGGCGGCCGACGCCGCCGAAGCCATCGGCTGCGATGTCGCCCAAATCGCCAGCGGAATCGTTCTCTCGGCCGACGGCGACCTCGTCGTGGTCGTCACGAGCGGCGCAAACCGCGTGAGCGAGGTGAAGGTCGCCGACCTCGTCGGCGTCGACGCCGAGAGCGTGTCGATGGGCGACGCCGACGACATCAAGTCGACGCTGGGGTGGTCCATCGGCGGCGTCCCGGCGTTCTGTCACGACGAGGACGTCCCCGTTTTCATGGACGAGACGCTTCTAGGGTTCGAGGAGGTGTGGGCCGCCGCTGGAACACCACAGGCGGTGTTCCCCATCGACCCGGAGACGCTCCGGGACCTCGCCGAGGCGACGGTCGCCGACATCGCGGCGTGA
- a CDS encoding metal ABC transporter permease, translating to MAVRRTARRGLVRVGVGVTALLAVVSGLYLLATFAEAYGPGTIGGLGATLATTLVDTGHLLGLLVGTDLLRFRFVWNSLATGVLIGIVAPLVGTYLVHREMALIGETLAHTAFAGVAFGLFFAASTGWSTPILLPALIAGILGAFAVQWLTEHTDTYGDVPIAIMLTGSFAVGTIVISIGGGFSGLNIESFLFGNVGFVTPSGAWLMGALSAVVVAVIAARHKQLLFITFDEQAARVAQLDVGLHNTLLVVLTSFVVVGAMQVLGIILVAALLVIPVAAATQIAADFRESMYLGVLFGELSVLLGLSVAFPLNAPPGGTIVVVAIGIYALSVAAATGDFRALSTH from the coding sequence ATGGCGGTTCGACGCACTGCCCGGCGGGGACTCGTCCGAGTCGGCGTGGGTGTGACGGCGCTGTTGGCCGTCGTCTCCGGACTCTACCTGCTGGCGACGTTCGCCGAAGCCTACGGGCCCGGAACTATCGGCGGCCTCGGTGCGACGCTGGCGACGACGCTCGTCGACACCGGCCACCTCCTCGGCCTCCTCGTCGGGACCGACCTGCTTCGGTTCCGGTTCGTCTGGAACTCGCTTGCGACCGGCGTCCTCATCGGCATCGTCGCGCCGCTGGTCGGCACCTACCTCGTTCACCGCGAGATGGCGCTCATCGGCGAGACGCTGGCCCACACCGCCTTCGCCGGCGTCGCCTTCGGTCTGTTCTTCGCCGCCTCGACCGGCTGGTCGACCCCGATCCTGCTTCCGGCGCTCATCGCGGGCATTCTCGGTGCCTTCGCCGTCCAGTGGCTCACCGAACACACCGACACCTACGGCGACGTGCCCATCGCCATCATGCTCACGGGGTCGTTCGCCGTCGGCACTATCGTCATCTCCATCGGTGGCGGGTTCTCGGGACTCAACATCGAGAGCTTCCTGTTCGGCAACGTCGGCTTCGTCACGCCGAGCGGTGCGTGGCTGATGGGCGCGCTGTCGGCAGTCGTCGTCGCCGTCATCGCGGCCCGACACAAGCAACTGCTGTTCATCACCTTCGACGAGCAGGCCGCCCGCGTCGCCCAACTCGACGTTGGCCTCCACAACACGCTGTTAGTCGTCCTCACGTCGTTCGTCGTCGTCGGGGCGATGCAGGTACTCGGCATCATCCTCGTCGCGGCGCTTCTGGTCATCCCGGTCGCGGCGGCCACCCAAATCGCCGCCGACTTCCGTGAATCGATGTACCTCGGCGTGCTGTTCGGCGAACTCTCGGTTTTGCTCGGCCTCTCGGTGGCCTTCCCGTTGAACGCCCCGCCGGGCGGCACCATCGTCGTCGTCGCCATCGGAATCTACGCGCTGTCGGTCGCCGCCGCAACCGGCGATTTCCGGGCGCTGTCGACGCACTGA
- a CDS encoding acetate--CoA ligase family protein, with protein sequence MSELSGLFAPERVAVVGATDRKGSVGRAVMENLVADFEGSVVPVNPTDDRLFDRPCYDDVAETGADLAVVVVPAAAALDVIESAGEAGIENVVVITAGFGESGGEGTAREEALVDLANRYGLNLVGPNSLGIISTPSGLNATFGPRNAESGSISFMSQSGAFVTAVLDWAADRDIGFNDIVSLGNKAVLDETDFVEAWGADPGTDVVLGYLESIEDGEAFVRTARDVTAETPVVVVKSGRTEAGAHAAASHTGAIAGSEAAYEAGLDGAGVLRVESAEELFDFGAMLAGQPLPNADGVAVVTNAGGPGVMATDAIGDADLNLASLGGETRAALADVLPQSASAHNPVDIIGDAPVERFERALEVVLDDPAIGAAVVIACPTATLSFESLAERLTALGETREQPVAVCLMGGSSAEEAAETLAAAGMPTYFDPARGVRSLEALYDYRAVRRREYEEPTTFDVDRDRAREILERVEGARDNRLGIEAMGLLDAYGIPTPESDIVDSPVEAQRVAESIGGDVVMKIVSPDILHKTDVGGVEVGVTDADVADIYETLITRARNYQPDARILGVQIQEMVDFDDGVETILGLNRDPQFGPLVLFGLGGVFVEVFEDTTLRVAPVSKSEAASMIDDIDAAPLLRGARGRTPVDEDAVVETIQRLSQLVTDFPAIVELDINPLVATPDGVVAIDIRLTVDPERL encoded by the coding sequence ATGAGCGAACTTTCGGGACTGTTCGCCCCGGAGCGGGTCGCCGTCGTCGGAGCGACCGACCGTAAGGGGTCGGTCGGGCGAGCCGTGATGGAGAACCTCGTGGCGGATTTCGAAGGGTCGGTCGTTCCGGTCAACCCGACAGACGACCGGCTGTTCGACCGACCCTGTTACGACGACGTGGCCGAAACCGGCGCCGACCTCGCGGTCGTCGTGGTGCCGGCCGCCGCGGCCCTCGATGTCATCGAGTCGGCAGGCGAGGCAGGCATCGAAAACGTCGTCGTGATTACCGCCGGGTTCGGCGAATCCGGCGGGGAAGGCACCGCACGCGAGGAGGCGCTCGTCGACCTCGCGAACCGCTATGGGTTGAACCTCGTCGGCCCGAATTCGCTGGGCATCATCTCGACGCCGTCGGGGCTGAACGCCACGTTCGGCCCACGAAACGCCGAGTCGGGCTCCATCTCGTTTATGAGCCAATCCGGCGCGTTCGTCACGGCCGTCCTCGATTGGGCCGCCGACCGCGACATCGGGTTCAACGACATCGTCTCCCTCGGCAACAAGGCCGTCCTCGACGAGACGGACTTCGTCGAGGCGTGGGGGGCGGACCCCGGGACCGACGTGGTGTTGGGGTATCTCGAAAGCATCGAGGACGGCGAAGCGTTCGTCCGAACCGCACGCGACGTGACCGCCGAGACGCCCGTCGTCGTCGTGAAGTCGGGCCGAACTGAGGCCGGCGCCCACGCCGCGGCCTCCCACACCGGCGCCATCGCCGGCAGCGAAGCCGCCTACGAGGCCGGACTGGACGGGGCGGGCGTCCTCCGCGTCGAGTCCGCCGAGGAGTTGTTCGACTTCGGTGCGATGTTGGCCGGCCAACCCCTCCCGAATGCGGACGGCGTCGCCGTCGTGACCAACGCCGGCGGGCCGGGCGTGATGGCGACCGACGCGATTGGCGATGCCGACCTCAACCTCGCCTCACTCGGCGGGGAGACTCGTGCGGCGCTGGCCGACGTCCTTCCACAGTCGGCGAGTGCGCACAATCCGGTCGACATCATCGGCGACGCACCGGTCGAACGATTCGAGCGGGCCCTGGAGGTCGTCCTCGATGACCCTGCCATCGGCGCGGCGGTCGTCATCGCCTGTCCGACCGCGACGCTTTCCTTCGAGTCGTTGGCCGAGCGGCTGACCGCACTCGGCGAGACGCGAGAGCAACCGGTCGCAGTCTGTCTGATGGGTGGCTCCTCGGCCGAGGAAGCGGCGGAGACGCTCGCGGCGGCCGGCATGCCGACGTACTTCGACCCCGCTCGGGGCGTCCGAAGCCTCGAAGCGTTGTACGACTACCGGGCGGTTCGACGGCGCGAGTACGAAGAGCCGACGACGTTCGACGTCGACCGCGACCGCGCTCGCGAGATTCTGGAACGCGTCGAGGGTGCACGCGACAACCGACTCGGCATCGAGGCGATGGGACTGCTCGACGCCTACGGGATTCCGACCCCCGAAAGCGACATCGTCGACTCGCCGGTTGAGGCCCAACGAGTGGCCGAATCAATCGGCGGCGACGTGGTGATGAAAATCGTCTCGCCGGACATCCTTCACAAGACCGACGTGGGCGGCGTCGAAGTCGGCGTCACGGACGCAGACGTAGCGGACATCTACGAGACGCTAATCACGCGCGCTCGGAACTACCAACCCGACGCCCGAATCCTCGGCGTACAGATACAGGAGATGGTCGACTTCGACGACGGCGTCGAGACCATCCTCGGACTGAACCGTGACCCGCAGTTCGGACCGCTCGTGCTGTTCGGCCTCGGCGGCGTCTTCGTCGAGGTGTTCGAGGACACCACGCTCCGCGTCGCGCCGGTTTCGAAATCCGAGGCCGCGAGCATGATAGACGACATCGACGCGGCACCGCTGTTGCGGGGCGCACGCGGCCGGACGCCGGTCGACGAAGACGCCGTCGTCGAGACCATCCAGCGACTCTCTCAACTCGTCACCGACTTCCCCGCCATCGTCGAACTGGACATCAACCCGCTGGTGGCGACGCCCGACGGCGTCGTCGCCATCGACATCAGACTCACCGTCGACCCAGAAAGATTATGA
- a CDS encoding metal ABC transporter ATP-binding protein, translated as MTDAVRIENVSFSYGEAPALRDVSLTIAEGEFLGLIGPNGSGKTTLLSVMLGLVEPDEGSVELFGEPIESFEDGHRIGYVSQKSTEKGTAMPVTVEEVVEMGRYPHVGSGRLREEDHQAVEAAMARVDITDLADRKLNTLSGGQRQRAFIARALASDADLLALDEPTVGVDAESRDRFYGLLDELNSEGITIVLIEHDIGVVTDRASRIACLNTELYHHGDPESFHESDALERAYGSTGQVVGHHH; from the coding sequence ATGACCGACGCCGTCCGCATCGAGAACGTCTCGTTCAGCTACGGGGAAGCCCCGGCCCTACGAGACGTGTCTCTGACCATCGCAGAAGGCGAGTTCCTTGGACTCATCGGCCCGAACGGCTCGGGAAAGACGACGCTTTTGAGCGTCATGTTGGGACTCGTCGAACCCGACGAAGGCTCCGTCGAGTTGTTCGGCGAGCCCATCGAGTCCTTCGAGGACGGCCACCGAATCGGCTACGTCTCCCAGAAATCGACCGAAAAGGGAACCGCGATGCCCGTCACCGTCGAGGAAGTCGTCGAGATGGGTCGCTACCCCCACGTCGGCTCCGGCCGCCTTCGGGAGGAAGACCACCAGGCCGTCGAGGCCGCTATGGCTCGGGTGGACATCACCGACCTCGCCGACCGAAAGCTCAACACCCTCTCCGGCGGCCAACGCCAGCGGGCGTTCATCGCCCGCGCGCTCGCCAGCGACGCCGACCTGCTCGCACTCGACGAACCCACCGTCGGCGTCGACGCCGAGTCACGGGACCGATTCTACGGCCTGCTCGACGAACTCAACAGTGAGGGCATCACCATCGTCCTCATCGAACACGACATCGGCGTCGTCACCGACCGCGCGAGTCGCATCGCCTGTCTCAACACGGAACTGTACCACCACGGCGACCCCGAGTCCTTCCACGAGAGCGACGCCTTAGAGCGCGCCTACGGTTCGACCGGACAGGTCGTCGGCCACCACCACTGA
- a CDS encoding metal ABC transporter substrate-binding protein → MNPTRRQVLGGAAAVVGGSLAGCLGDPGTAGGDSGGEGVFTSFYTLADFTRHVVGDVTEVQNPIPPGEMGHQYEVGSQAQVDAARSAAFVYLDIPGFQNWALDSAENLEANHEAVTVVDALANVELREVDGGGDHEDGGGHSEDNHDGGDFDPHYWTDPLRSATSVQTIGEALAEADPDNAETYRSNTDAYVDELEALDETFESELSERAIDTVVVAGHDSYQYLAARYDFEVRSPVGVSPNAEPGSAEISDTIEVVDDNGIDVVLYDTFSSPRLAETIVRESNAEEAVAISSAEGTKGEWLDDGWGYVEQMKELNLPAFKAALKAE, encoded by the coding sequence ATGAACCCGACGCGACGACAGGTACTCGGCGGAGCGGCGGCAGTTGTCGGCGGGAGCCTCGCCGGCTGTCTCGGTGACCCCGGCACCGCTGGCGGCGATAGCGGGGGGGAGGGCGTGTTTACCTCGTTTTACACGTTGGCCGACTTCACCCGTCACGTCGTCGGCGACGTGACCGAGGTGCAGAACCCCATCCCGCCCGGCGAGATGGGCCACCAGTACGAGGTCGGCTCCCAGGCACAGGTCGACGCCGCCCGGTCGGCCGCGTTCGTCTACCTCGACATCCCGGGGTTTCAGAACTGGGCGCTCGACAGCGCCGAAAACCTCGAGGCGAACCACGAAGCCGTCACCGTCGTCGACGCGCTCGCCAACGTAGAGCTTCGAGAGGTCGACGGCGGAGGCGACCACGAGGACGGTGGCGGTCACTCGGAGGACAACCACGACGGCGGCGACTTCGACCCCCACTACTGGACCGACCCACTCCGGTCGGCCACGAGCGTCCAGACCATCGGTGAGGCGCTGGCTGAAGCCGACCCGGACAACGCCGAGACGTACCGCTCGAACACCGACGCCTACGTCGATGAACTCGAAGCGCTCGACGAGACGTTCGAGTCGGAACTCTCAGAGCGCGCTATCGACACCGTCGTCGTCGCGGGCCACGACTCCTATCAGTATCTCGCCGCACGCTACGACTTCGAGGTTCGCTCGCCAGTCGGCGTCTCCCCGAACGCCGAACCCGGGTCGGCGGAAATCAGCGACACCATCGAAGTGGTCGACGACAACGGCATCGACGTGGTCCTCTACGACACCTTCTCCTCCCCGCGTCTCGCCGAGACCATCGTCCGCGAATCGAACGCCGAGGAAGCGGTCGCCATCTCCTCGGCGGAGGGAACGAAAGGGGAATGGCTCGACGACGGCTGGGGGTACGTCGAACAGATGAAAGAGCTAAACCTGCCGGCATTCAAAGCCGCACTGAAAGCCGAATGA
- a CDS encoding thiolase domain-containing protein — protein MRDAYVVGAGQSKYGSFPDESYRSLFQTAVENTVDSVDHGIDTAEIDEAYVGTLGVGGRQLGLPGPAVTEHVGLHGVPVTRVENACAASGYAVRQAVMAVRSGMADVALAGGVEVMTDLSGDAVRYWLGVSGETEWERMSGTTFAGVYAQMASAHMREHGTTKEQLSHVAVKNHANGSKNPKAHLGFSCTLEDAVNAPDVAEPLNLYHCCPTTDGAATALIVSEDVVDEYTDEPVRVAGVGAASDRVGLFQRDTYNSVPASEKAAESAYEEADIGPDDLDFAEVHDCFAIAELMAYEDLGFCERGEAGPYVESGATRIDGELPVNTSGGLKSKGHPIGATGAGQVVEVFDQLTGRAGERQLDEPAVGLAHNVGGSGGAAVVHVFEREDRASEEVDA, from the coding sequence ATGCGCGATGCCTACGTCGTCGGGGCGGGCCAGTCGAAGTACGGCTCCTTTCCCGACGAGAGTTATCGGTCGCTGTTCCAGACCGCCGTCGAGAACACGGTAGACTCAGTCGACCACGGAATCGACACCGCCGAAATAGACGAGGCTTACGTCGGAACCCTCGGTGTCGGCGGCCGCCAACTCGGGTTGCCCGGTCCGGCGGTCACCGAACACGTCGGACTCCACGGCGTGCCTGTCACCCGCGTCGAAAACGCCTGTGCGGCCTCCGGGTATGCCGTCCGACAGGCCGTGATGGCGGTTCGGTCGGGAATGGCCGACGTGGCGCTCGCGGGGGGCGTCGAGGTGATGACCGACCTCTCGGGCGACGCCGTTCGCTACTGGCTCGGCGTCTCAGGAGAGACTGAGTGGGAGCGGATGTCGGGGACGACGTTCGCCGGCGTCTACGCCCAGATGGCCTCGGCTCACATGCGCGAACACGGAACGACGAAAGAACAACTCTCCCACGTCGCGGTGAAGAACCACGCAAACGGCTCGAAGAACCCGAAGGCCCACCTCGGGTTCAGTTGCACGCTCGAAGACGCGGTGAACGCCCCGGATGTCGCCGAACCGCTGAACCTGTATCACTGCTGTCCGACGACCGACGGCGCGGCGACGGCACTCATCGTCAGTGAGGACGTCGTCGACGAGTACACCGACGAACCCGTCCGCGTGGCGGGCGTCGGCGCCGCCTCCGACCGCGTCGGCCTCTTCCAGCGGGACACCTACAACTCGGTGCCGGCCTCGGAGAAGGCCGCCGAATCCGCCTACGAGGAGGCCGACATCGGTCCCGATGACCTCGATTTCGCCGAGGTTCACGACTGCTTCGCCATCGCGGAACTCATGGCCTACGAGGATTTGGGCTTCTGCGAGCGTGGCGAGGCCGGCCCTTACGTCGAGTCGGGGGCAACCCGAATCGACGGCGAACTCCCCGTCAACACCTCCGGTGGTCTGAAATCGAAGGGCCACCCCATCGGCGCGACGGGTGCCGGACAGGTCGTCGAGGTGTTCGACCAGTTGACCGGACGAGCCGGCGAGCGACAACTCGACGAGCCGGCCGTTGGGTTAGCCCACAACGTCGGCGGCTCCGGCGGCGCGGCGGTAGTCCACGTCTTCGAGCGTGAAGACCGAGCGTCCGAGGAGGTGGACGCATGA